AGGTCTCGGGGAGACCGTCTTCAAAGATAGCCTTGTACGTTCTCGAAGCCGTGTAGCCCGAGAAGACGTAGCCTGCATGGGGCGCAACGCCGGCAGTAATTCTTCTCTCGCTTCCCTCCTCACCAAGGTCACTGAAGAACTCCCTTAGCATCTCGATGAGCGCTTCGCCCGACGGGTAGAAGCTGCCGGCAACTGCGGGGTACCTCACCTCAGCCATTCTCCCACCTCCAGCGGTTCTTGGGATTCAAACCTTAAATACCTTCAACCATCTTCAGCCCGGAGCCGGTAAGCGGAAGGAGAACCCTTGAGCCAGATGGGATAAAGCCGCTCTCCTGGAGCTTCCACAGGGCCGCGAGAACCGTTGCAGAGGTCGATTCCACTATGAAACCCCTCCCCCAGAGCCATTCCAAAGCCTGCTCTATTTCAGAATCCCCGACGCTTATGCAAATCCCTCCGGTTTCGTCAAGAACTGCCTTCATCTCTTCCAGTCGTGGGGGTTCGGTTATCGCTATCCCCTCCGCGAGGCGGCTTTTAACCGATGAACGCTTGCAGAGGCTCTCGTGGCCCGAAGCCTGGACGGCGACAAAGGTGGGGAGCTCGTCAATCTCTCCCATGATTTTGAGCTCTGAAAATCCCTTCCAGAGACCGAGGAAGAGCGTTCCGCTTCCGGCTGGAGCAATAACGTAGTCGGGGACGCTTAGTTGCTCATAGGCCTCAAAGGCAACAGTCTTCGTCCCTTCAATGAAGTAGGGGTTGAGCCAGTGAGAAACGTAGGTCAGTCCTTTCTCCTCCGAGAAGCGCACTGCATCCCAGTGAACGGTCATTCTATCGCCGTTGACGATGTGAAGCTCGGCCCCCAGTTTCCTCAGGAGTCTCAGCTT
The Thermococcus radiotolerans genome window above contains:
- a CDS encoding pyridoxal-phosphate dependent enzyme; translation: MLVCSKCGREYPERFRLRCDCGGTLLVRHELPPGFSDALTGHLDMRRYVGLLPVSEEHLPEPVPAITPLSKLDIGDVTTFFKLEYLQPTGSFKDRGTWVTVAKLREEGIPEVVLDSSGNAAISLAAFAGRAGITAHLFVPAHTNPGKLRLLRKLGAELHIVNGDRMTVHWDAVRFSEEKGLTYVSHWLNPYFIEGTKTVAFEAYEQLSVPDYVIAPAGSGTLFLGLWKGFSELKIMGEIDELPTFVAVQASGHESLCKRSSVKSRLAEGIAITEPPRLEEMKAVLDETGGICISVGDSEIEQALEWLWGRGFIVESTSATVLAALWKLQESGFIPSGSRVLLPLTGSGLKMVEGI